The Sphingomonas donggukensis genomic interval GAAACCGGCTTCACCCGTGTCGGCGAGTTCCACTATCTGCACAACGACACCGACGGGCGCCGCTATGCCGACCCCGCGGCAATGGCGGCGGCGATCGTCGCGGCGGCGGGCGAGAGCGGCATCGGCCTGACGTTGCTCCCCGTCTTCTACGCGCACAGCGATTTCGGCGGGGTGGCACCGGTCCACGGCCAGCGCCGGTTCGTGTCCGACGTGGACGGTTTCGTGGCGCTGGTCGAGGCGAGCCGCGCGCTGCTGCCCGCCGACGCGAACCTGGGAATCGCGCCGCATTCGCTGCGCGCAGTGACTGCCGACGAACTCACCGCGATCCTGCCGCTGGCCGGCACTGGCCCGGTCCACATCCACGCCGCCGAACAGGTGAAGGAAGTCGCCGCCAGCGTCGCGCACAGCGGCGCGCGGCCGGTCGAATGGCTGCTCGCCAACGCCGATGTCGACGCGCGCTGGTGCCTGATCCACGCCACCCACATGACCGACGCCGAAACGCGCGCGCTGGCGGAGAGCGGCGCGGTCGCGGGGCTGTGCCCGGTGACCGAGGCGAATCTGGGCGACGGCATCTTCCCCGCGGAAACGTACCGCCTGGCGCAGGGCCGCATCGCCATCGGCACCGATTCGAACATCTGCATCGACGCTGCGGGCGAGTTGCGCATGATGGAATATGCCCAGCGCCTGGCCCACCGCCGCCGCGCGGTGCTGGCCGACGAAACCGAAACCTCGGTCGGCGCGGCACTGTTCGCGCGGACGCTCGCCGGCGGCGCGCAGGCGTTGCAGCATGCCGCCGGCATCGCCCCCGGCAACTCCGCCGATTTCGTGACGTTGGCCGACCCGGAAACGC includes:
- a CDS encoding formimidoylglutamate deiminase, coding for MTQFWFDRAWLPTGWARGVRVTIDGARFGSVTVGVESAPGDQRHALAIPGLPNVHSHGFQRGMAGLSERRGRPDDDFWSWREVMYRFLDRLTPDDVAAITALAYVEMLETGFTRVGEFHYLHNDTDGRRYADPAAMAAAIVAAAGESGIGLTLLPVFYAHSDFGGVAPVHGQRRFVSDVDGFVALVEASRALLPADANLGIAPHSLRAVTADELTAILPLAGTGPVHIHAAEQVKEVAASVAHSGARPVEWLLANADVDARWCLIHATHMTDAETRALAESGAVAGLCPVTEANLGDGIFPAETYRLAQGRIAIGTDSNICIDAAGELRMMEYAQRLAHRRRAVLADETETSVGAALFARTLAGGAQALQHAAGIAPGNSADFVTLADPETLAGAGDDALDRWVFASRGAIDGVWRGGVQRVADGRHVGGDAIRARYRATLARLIA